The DNA region GCCACGGTCCGCCACGGATTCCAGACCTTCTGCACCCGCCCGTGCGAGCCCCACGATGGGCAGTGCCGGTAGCGCCCCACCGAATTCGCGAGCGACCGCGATCGCGGTCCGGAACATCGCCGGGCCGGCCAGCGGTCGTGCGGCATCGTGGATGGCGACCACGTCAACCGCCCCCGACTCGATGTCGGGGGCCAGGTACTGCAGCACATTGAACTCCGAGGCGTGCCTGGTGTCGCCCCCCTCGACCAGTTCCACTCGTACGGAGGGCAATTCGCGCTCGACGCTGTCCCGAGCGACCTCGAACTCACCCTTGCGGAACACCAGGACGATCCGCCCGATGTCGGACACCGTCGAGAGGGTGTCCAGGGACCAGATCAGCATGCTGCGCCCGGACAGTGGCAGGTAGGCCTTGTTGCCGTCGGCGCCCACCCGGGTGCCCAGTCCGGCCGCCAACACCACGCCGACCGACATTCCCATGGGCGAACAGTATCGCGAGGGCGGGTCATGACAGGCCGGCGCTGCTCGCCGGACGGACGTGAGCGCTGCGCGGTATCCGGCTCAGCGTTCGAGCTCTCCCAAGCCCTCCAGCAGGATCCGGTCGTTCTCCAGGCGCAGCAGCTTGCGCGTCTTGTGTCTGGTGATCAGGATTCCGACG from Mycobacterium sp. DL includes:
- a CDS encoding IspD/TarI family cytidylyltransferase codes for the protein MGMSVGVVLAAGLGTRVGADGNKAYLPLSGRSMLIWSLDTLSTVSDIGRIVLVFRKGEFEVARDSVERELPSVRVELVEGGDTRHASEFNVLQYLAPDIESGAVDVVAIHDAARPLAGPAMFRTAIAVAREFGGALPALPIVGLARAGAEGLESVADRGPLVRVQTPQAFRARELLLAYRSAVRDGFEGTDTASCVERYTDLQVRTFPGQVVNLKVTYARDVAVAQRLLTDRR